The following proteins come from a genomic window of Xiphophorus couchianus chromosome 19, X_couchianus-1.0, whole genome shotgun sequence:
- the LOC114134613 gene encoding zinc finger protein 454-like — MEKLYLEEKASLEENQTCTNPGGHEDKASVGLSDGQQVQPTQRLEKKHRCDKCLKHFRLKTYLKIHQRIHTGEKRYLCDQCGNTFIQKGNFNKHQRIHTGEKPYSCSQCEKTFRDLSALKKHQHIHTGEKPYSCDQCEKRFRHLSALKEHQRIHTGEKPYSCSQCEKTFRHQSALKRHQRIHTDEKPYSCSQCEKTFRDLSALKKHKRIHTDEKPYSCSQCEKRYKSSHNLKRHQRIHTGEKD, encoded by the exons ATGGAGAAACTTTACCTGGAAGAGAAGGCATCACTGGAAGAG AACCAAACCTGCACAAACCCAGGCGGACATGAAGATAAAGCCTCAGTTGGTCTCAGCGATGGACAGCAGGTTCAGCCCACCCAGAGGCTGGAGAAAAAACACCGTTGTGACAAgtgtctgaaacatttcagattgAAGACGTATCTGAAAATTCACCAACGCATTCACACTGGAGAGAAGCGCTATCTCTGTGACCAGTGTGGAAACACTTTCATTCAGAAGGgtaattttaacaaacatcaGCGAatccacactggtgaaaagccttaCAGCTGCAGTCAGTGTGAGAAGACATTCAGAGATCTGTCAGCACTGAAGAAACATCAGCACatccacactggtgaaaagccttaCAGCTGCGATCAGTGTGAGAAGAGATTCAGACATCTGTCAGCACTGAAGGAACATCAGCGAatccacactggtgaaaagccttaCAGCTGCAGTCAGTGTGAGAAGACATTCAGACATCAGTCAGCACTGAAGAGACATCAGCGAATCCACACTGATGAAAAGCCTTACAGCTGCAGTCAGTGTGAGAAGACATTCAGAGATCTGTCAGCACTGAAGAAACATAAGCGGATCCACACTGATGAAAAGCCTTATAGCTGCAGTCAGTGTGAGAAGAGATACAAAAGTTCCCACAATCTGAAGCGTCATCAGCGAATCCACACTGGAGAAAAAGACTGA
- the nenf gene encoding neudesin isoform X1 has protein sequence MATTQVWVLFVLLSVSLAEEVKLNYKPATKPVRLFTEEELQRYDGSEEGQPIYMAIKGVVFDVSKGKEFYGKDASYNALVGKDSTRAVAKMSLNPADLTSDTTGLTEEQLQSLDSVFEGTYKAKYPIVGYTAARLLNADGSPNKDFRPEDQPRFQTRDEF, from the exons ATGGCAACGACGCAGGTTTGGGTCCTGTTCGTGCTTCTTTCTGTGAGTTTAGCCGAAGAGGTTAAGTTAAATTACAAACCAGCCACAAAACCTGTGCGACTTTTTACTGAGGAGGAGCTCCAGAGATACGACGGCAGTGAG GAAGGCCAGCCCATTTACATGGCAATAAAAGGTGTTGTGTTTGATGTCTCCAAAggaaaag AGTTTTATGGTAAAGATGCTTCATATAACGCTCTAGTTGGGAAGGACTCCACCCGAGCCGTGGCCAAGATGTCCCTGAACCCAGCAGACCTGACATCAGACACT ACAGGACTCACGGAGGAGCAGCTCCAGTCTTTGGACAGCGTGTTTGAAGGAACGTACAAAGCCAAGTATCCCATCGTGGGTTACACCGCAGCACGTCTTCTCAACGCGGACGGAAGCCCCAACAAAGACTTCAGACCAGAAGACCAGCCTCGTTTTCAAACCAGAGATGAATTTTAA
- the nenf gene encoding neudesin isoform X2 encodes MATTQVWVLFVLLSVSLAEEVKLNYKPATKPVRLFTEEELQRYDGSEEGQPIYMAIKEFYGKDASYNALVGKDSTRAVAKMSLNPADLTSDTTGLTEEQLQSLDSVFEGTYKAKYPIVGYTAARLLNADGSPNKDFRPEDQPRFQTRDEF; translated from the exons ATGGCAACGACGCAGGTTTGGGTCCTGTTCGTGCTTCTTTCTGTGAGTTTAGCCGAAGAGGTTAAGTTAAATTACAAACCAGCCACAAAACCTGTGCGACTTTTTACTGAGGAGGAGCTCCAGAGATACGACGGCAGTGAG GAAGGCCAGCCCATTTACATGGCAATAAAAG AGTTTTATGGTAAAGATGCTTCATATAACGCTCTAGTTGGGAAGGACTCCACCCGAGCCGTGGCCAAGATGTCCCTGAACCCAGCAGACCTGACATCAGACACT ACAGGACTCACGGAGGAGCAGCTCCAGTCTTTGGACAGCGTGTTTGAAGGAACGTACAAAGCCAAGTATCCCATCGTGGGTTACACCGCAGCACGTCTTCTCAACGCGGACGGAAGCCCCAACAAAGACTTCAGACCAGAAGACCAGCCTCGTTTTCAAACCAGAGATGAATTTTAA
- the pacc1 gene encoding proton-activated chloride channel has translation MPGTGSRSSYQQFNNEDDDDDKISGPLSQDSFDDADEETVPEESNGNVGQENDMGGTSPPRRFSKTCVKNVFTVLLIFIYLVLTAVAIFLAYQTISDFLDKLSQPVMSVNYKEVDSFSPPGIALFPDDAQLLSCKHHYHDNIPPLVDPGTPQERDCEITEVTYFGPFTEHKQKRAVVVRGPSDVKNKELIFVQFSQNETREDFSAISYMLFAKFSDLIESANKSAFMSDCERNYSMWTFSGGFRTWVKMSLLKTSGRRSEAVEFRQESGVVKFNDKRPESEQTVQLFFVVFEWRDPYIQEIRLIVTANPWSSIGILCVVFMALFKAANFAKLTIKWIIKMRKRHLKHKARELNPIN, from the exons ATGCCCGGGACGGGAAGCAGGAGTTCCTACCAACAG TTCAACAATGAAGACGACGACGACGACAAAATCAGTGGTCCTTTGTCTCAAGACTCTTTCGACGATGCTGACGAGGAGACGGTGCCCGAGGAGTCCAACGGCAACGTCGGACAAG AGAATGACATGGGAGGGACCAGTCCACCGCGGAGATTCAGCAAAACCTGCGTGAAGAACGTCTTCACCGTGCTGCTCATCTTCATCTACCTGGTGCTGACCGCCGTGGCGATTTTCCTGGCCTACCAGACCATCTCCGACTTTCTGGACAAACTCAGTCAGCCTGTCATGTCGGTCAACTACAAGGAAGTGGACTCCTTCTCTCCTCCTG GTATCGCTCTGTTTCCTGACGATGCTCAGCTGCTGAGCTGCAAACATCACTACCATGACAACATCCCACCTCTAGTGGACCCTGGTACGCCTCAGGAAAGGGACTGTGAGATCACCGAGGTGACTTACTTTGGGCCGTTCACAGAGCACAAACAG AAACGGGCCGTGGTGGTCCGTGGCCCGTCggatgtgaaaaacaaagagctgATCTTCGTGCAGTTCAGCCAGAATGAAACCCGGGAGGACTTCAGTGCCATTTCATACATGCTCTTTGCGAAGTTCAGTGACTTGATTGAAAG TGCGAACAAGTCAGCGTTCATGAGTGACTGCGAGCGGAATTACTCCATGTGGACCTTCTCTGGAGGATTCAGAACCTGGGTCAAAATGTCTCTCCTGAAAACGTCCGGCAGACGCAGCGAAGCAGTGGAGTTTCGGCAAGAG TCGGGAGTGGTGAAATTCAACGACAAGAGGCCCGAATCAGAACAGACGGTTCAGCTCTTCTTTGTTGTCTTTGAGTGGCGAGATCCTTACATTCAGGAAATCAGGCTG ATCGTGACTGCGAATCCCTGGAGCTCCATCGGCATCCTCTGTGTCGTCTTCATGGCTCTCTTCAAGGCTGCAAATTTTGCTAAGCTCACCATAAAGTGGATTATTAAGATGCGCAAGAGGCACCTGAAGCATAAAGCAAGGGAGCTAAACCCGATAAACTAA